Proteins from one Aspergillus nidulans FGSC A4 chromosome VIII genomic window:
- a CDS encoding YchF/Obg family ATPase (transcript_id=CADANIAT00001336) gives MPPKKAPVQEKVLLGRPGNNLKSGIVGLANVGKSTLFQAITKSGLGNPANFPYATIDPEEAKVIVPDERFDWLCEHYKPKSKVPANLTIYDIAGLTRGASTGAGLGNAFLSHIRAVDAIFQVVRCFDDAEIIHVEGDVDPVRDLSIISEELRIKDIEFVEKALENLKKQTRRGGQSLEMKKLREDEATTAKVLEFLQAGKNIRHGDWTPKEVEVINPLFLLTAKPVVYLVNLSEKDYIRQKNKYIPKLMEWIKTNSPGDSILPISASFEERLTQFETEAEAEEECKRLGTKSGLPKAIVQMRQVLNLASFFTTGADEVRQWTIRKNTKAPAAAGVIHGDFEKTFIQAIVYNYNTLREYGDEAAVKAAGKVMTKGKDYIVEDGDILLIKAGAARS, from the exons ATGCCTCCAAAGAAGGCTCCCGTCCAAGAAAAGGTCCTTTTGGGCCGTCCCGGAAACAACTTGAAGAGTGGTATC GTTGGTCTCGCCAACGTAGGCAAGTCCACACTGTTCCAGGCTATCACCAAGTCGGGCCTTGGTAACCCCGCCAACTTTCCATATGCCACCATTGACCCTgaggaggccaaggtcatCGTTCCTGATGAGCGATTTGACTGGCTGTGTGAGCACTACAAGCCCAAGTCCAAGGTTCCTGCCAACTTGACCATCTATGATATTGCCGGTCTGACCCGCGGTGCCTCCACTGGTGCTGGTCTTGGTAACGCCTTCTTGTCCCATATTCGTGCTGTCGACGCCATTTTCCAGGTCGTTCGATGTTTCGACGATGCTGAGATCATTCACGTCGAGGGTGATGTTGACCCTGTCCGTGACTTGAGTATCATCAGCGAGGAGCTGCGGATCAAGGATATCGAATTCGTCGAGAAGGCGCTCGAgaatctgaagaagcagacgagACGTGGTGGACAGTCTctggagatgaagaagctaagagaagacgaggccaCCACAGCCAAGGTTCTCGAGTTCTTGCAGGCGGGCAAGAACATCAGACATGGTGACTGGACCCCTAAAGAG GTCGAAGTCATCAACCCTCTGTTCCTCCTCACTGCTAAGCCAGTTGTCTACCTGGTCAACCTGAGCGAGAAGGACTACATCCGGCAGAAGAACAAGTATATTCCTAAACTCATGGAGTGGATTAAGACCAACTCCCCTGGAGACTCTATCCTTCCCATCTCCGCCTCTTTCGAGGAGCGTCTTACCCAGTTCGAGACCGAGGCGGAAGCCGAGGAGGAGTGCAAGAGGCTCGGCACTAAATCTGGTCTACCCAAGGCCATCGTGCAAATGCGCCAGGTTCTAAACTTGGCCAGTTTCTTCACCACTGGTGCTGATGAAGTTCGCCAGTGGACCATCCGGAAGAACACCAAGGCACCAGCCGCGGCCGGTGTAATCCACGGTGACTTTGAAAAGACCTTCATCCAAGCAATTGTTTACAACTACAACACTCTTCGGGAGTATGGTGATGAAGCCGCGGTCAAGGCTGCTGGTAAAGTCATGACCAAGGGTAAGGATTATATTGTCGAGGATGGTGATATCCTTTTGATTAAGGCTGGCGCTGCCCGTTCTTAG